The following DNA comes from Hahella chejuensis KCTC 2396.
GGCGCCTAGGCCAGCTCAAGCGCTTTCCGGCGCGGTCTGCACGGAGGCGTCAGTCTTTCCGATACGCGCTGCGGGCCATAGAGCGATGATCGCGATGACGCCCAGTAAGACAAAGGCTTCGGTGTAACTCAGCATGGATGCGACATGCCGCCCATCCCCTGCCGAGCTTCCCCACTCAAGCATGACCGCCAGAATATTGATGCCCATGGCGCCGCCAAACTGTCTGGCGAAATTGATCATGCCTGAGGCCTGCCCCAACTGCGCGTCACTGACCTCCACCAGTCCGCCGGTGCTGAGCGCCGGCATCATCAGCGCCAACCCCACACGCCCCACCAGCACCAGGACCGCCAAGTAAAAAAACGAGGGTTCAAGGCCGATAAATACCCATAACAAACTGGCTCCAGCGAACAATGCGAGTCCGGCGATCACCAGGCGATGGGGCGCGCCTTTATCCGCCGCCCGTCCGCTGAAGGGAAACAATATGCCCAGCGCAACGCCAGCCGGCGCCATCATCATCCCCGCCTCTGTTGCGCTGTAGTTCAATGCAGTCTGGACAAAAAGAGGAATAATGTAGGTAGAGCCGAACAAGGCCATGCCCAGTCCTAACGCCACCAGAAATGCGCTGCGAAAGCTGGGAACGCGTAATAGAGCAAGCTCCAGAAGAGGGCTCCGGCTATATCGCTGTCTCCGCACGAACAGTATCAGGGAAAATACCGCCAGCAAGGCTCCCACCGTCTGCCAGACCGGTTGCACGAGGCCATGCTGCAACCGGGTCAACCCATCCAACGCGCACCCGATAAACAGACAAAGATAAAAGAAACTGGTCCAATCGAAACCATGCTGCTCGCCAGCCGCTTCTCTGTGAGGCATATAGCGAAGCGCCATCAGAAAGCCGGCCATGGTGATAGGCAGTGGCGCAAAGAAGATATAACGCCAGTCCAGCTGGTCTACGATGACGCCGCCTAGCACAGGCCCCAGGGCAGGCGCCAGGATTACGCCCATCCCGTAAATGCCTATAGCGCGCCCGCGCTCATTACGAGGAAAGACTCTGAATAACACATGCATGGCGATGGGTTGCAACATGCCTGCGGCGGCGCCTTGCAGCACCCGCGCCAGGATCACGGATTCCGCATTCGGCCCCAGACCGCCCAGCACAGATGCGCCAGCGAACAACAGCATGGCGAAGCCCAACGCATGACGCAGACCAAAGCGCTGCGTCAACCAGGCAGTGGTCAGCATGGTCGTGGTCATGGCGGCGAGAAAGCCGGTGGAAAGCCAGTGGGCGACGCCCTGACCGATGGAAAAGTGGCTCATGATGTCCGGCAAGGCCACATTAACGATGGTGGAGGTCAATACGGCGGAGACCGTCCCCATCATCACTGTGAGCATGGCCAGCCAGCGATAGGCGGGGCCATGACGATCAAAAAGAGCCTGCAACAACGTATCAGACATGTAAATGCTCCGTAATCAGTCTTCGGAATCCCCTTGCAAGCGCGTTAGTGATTCGCCACCCAAAAGCCGGCGCCGGGCATTAGAGACGGCGATCAGTTTAATTCCGATGCATTCTTTTCAATACGCGCGAAGACCTGCAGGCACAGCTCAAGATCTTGTGGCGAAACGCCAGCAAGCATCTCACTCCGCAGTGCTGCGGCGCGTTCGTTTACCGTTTCCAGATAACTTTCCGCCGCCGCAGTAAGACGAATGCGTTTGGCGCGTCCATCCTGTCCACAGCATGTGCGGGTCACCAAACCTGACTCTTCCAGACCGTGCAGCAAGCGCACCAGCGTCGGCGACTCAATGGACA
Coding sequences within:
- a CDS encoding DHA2 family efflux MFS transporter permease subunit, whose amino-acid sequence is MSDTLLQALFDRHGPAYRWLAMLTVMMGTVSAVLTSTIVNVALPDIMSHFSIGQGVAHWLSTGFLAAMTTTMLTTAWLTQRFGLRHALGFAMLLFAGASVLGGLGPNAESVILARVLQGAAAGMLQPIAMHVLFRVFPRNERGRAIGIYGMGVILAPALGPVLGGVIVDQLDWRYIFFAPLPITMAGFLMALRYMPHREAAGEQHGFDWTSFFYLCLFIGCALDGLTRLQHGLVQPVWQTVGALLAVFSLILFVRRQRYSRSPLLELALLRVPSFRSAFLVALGLGMALFGSTYIIPLFVQTALNYSATEAGMMMAPAGVALGILFPFSGRAADKGAPHRLVIAGLALFAGASLLWVFIGLEPSFFYLAVLVLVGRVGLALMMPALSTGGLVEVSDAQLGQASGMINFARQFGGAMGINILAVMLEWGSSAGDGRHVASMLSYTEAFVLLGVIAIIALWPAARIGKTDASVQTAPESA
- the slyA gene encoding transcriptional regulator SlyA translates to MSEIFSFTLARLNRRWRKLLDDRLSDLGLTQSRWVTLLYLQRLGGDLTQKELANALSIESPTLVRLLHGLEESGLVTRTCCGQDGRAKRIRLTAAAESYLETVNERAAALRSEMLAGVSPQDLELCLQVFARIEKNASELN